caaaatccatgtccagtcaatgacatatgcggaacagtagtttcaaaattcagctgtttttcaaagaacggcgaatctaacactgacagcaaatggagaaaaacatcgatgaatgtttcgactttggtttcaaatcgtattTAGAAATCATCGTATATtatcagatcaatttttgattagtcgatgatCTGTTCGTTTATCTTTAAATAGtatgcaaattttaccactttccttctatatctactgaataaatcaacataaaaagagtttcgccctttttcgatttgtttacttttatgcttcctgtgtgaatgatgaagttacgcccttgcgcattttttgtgaaattagtTGGTTTTCGTGACTAAGATAAATATtcgggtaattttatcgtctcatttattatttccagtagtaaaaggttcggaaaccatcaaaaataaagaaaacaaatagtttcgcccttccttactaggaattgaagtatcgccctgtttgtttgcatggaacacggagggcgaaactttcgtaaacaaatggaatgacagtttcgccctttatagttctttgaattactaagattgagatttttgtagaatccgattttttaggcaaaattgtaggattttggagaatttattggtaggtgagagaaactcgatttgtttacttttgtaagattcgcccttctttgaaaaacagatgAATTGTGTTCTTCTATCAtatgccctttcagtcatttgctgtTTTCAGAGAAAACAttcggtattcaaccgaagctttgagaatcgaaaatgacagaaaaaggttgcacaatgaattttacatgttggtactcgaatttgtagtagtttttgttttcaaaaaggTTCTGAGATGTAATTActccgatttgtcatattttagtcactctttatagccaagcgtcacagattttcaattcattgatgaaagaatgagaattggaaTTCTGATGATGATCCCTATGCGtggcaattttaagctctgcgcAGAACTGTTTCCTCAACCACAGGGCCATTCTCATTGTAGTCGCATCGTAGACcctagcaaagacatcataataacaagatatccagctctcacatttcccgaataaataattgaagatgaacactagaaaaggtctcaagtgcaaatgacagtttttctttgcttacgctctctttcgattattacggcccTATCGACAATCCCTCTCTCTAACACTTCGCATAGAATAATGACTGAAATCATCAATTTTCGATCTGCACTTattacacagactaacagacaggacactcaaattagattcttcaatcattttaacggtcatttcgaatattcctttatttgggacagtactcacatgtgtcatgatggcgccacgttaccctatcaaaaacatcctatctgtcatctagactgtgtttatttttttcatttatcaacagagttgccattcatacagaattacctgtaatgtattgatttgtatacgtccatgcgaatttcatgcaggatacagatttaatgcatattgccaaaactatatacataattgtgcctacttctcatcgtccaacgcaatacaaaatcaaacccgtttggttacaatatttacttgcttcttgtctgccgccacttaatttcgggtgaaaattaccaacacaataaaaaataatctagatgagcaacgttgagaaaaataaatggttactttCTAACATCGCgctaaagttaaatatattatcaacgtaatccaataatttattgtgactattcattttcaaatattttgatgaaatcaggcatccctgcaaacagctgatcggtgttgacaaacgaggggaaaccaactagtgaaaaaacttttacataacacaaggggtgtacagatagtaaatagttcgcgcagtacaatataggtggaactagtgcatcacgaaaaaatatttttataagaatttactcatactgtcatgtctgttagtctgtgcttattAGTTCGTAAagagaaagagaaagtaaacaaagagaaactgtcatttgcacttgagaccttttctaatgttcgtcGAGAATTGACAACGCGAGCGTGGCGCATGGCAAATCGGCATCAAATCTCATACAtataagtaggggagagaaatgtcaaactcgtcccaaaatagcagcactgcataCCCATAAAATTAACATGATGGGAtggcattgattttacagcagaaACAATTGATTTACCATCAGATCTGCTGGATCCAATACAGTTTACTGTATTTtgattgcaacatttttattttcaacaattcaatatattgtacattttattattttccaaaaaaaatgtatGGGGAAATTGAGGATTTTTTATTGTTACGATACGTAACAATCTATAgtcactctcaaattgtgaaaattacttcCGCTTGATGTCCAAAAACACTATCTACTGTATATTAGGTAAACCTACAAGTTATTGTCAGATAATCGACAAAAAattactaattttcgtgcaataaACAAGGTCTTAAAATAAACAAGTGTCCTTAAAACGATTGCATTACTGATTGTTTATTTAAATTGCATTCAGCTGATTTagaagttttcattttgatctcatcaagatgacgTCGTGACAGGAGGTCAATTAGAACAGTTCATTTCCCTCAGTACACATTTacaaatagcggcccttactcgtgacaatattattgttaatccaaagtattgtcaataccgtcattCCAATTGGCGTGGAATTTCTGTccacatttttcgaaaaaatctagCGTATAGAGCTAAAGATATTgcaattaaatattgaaatatagagAAAAGATTCAGTGCACATATTAAACAACTgcactgcactgatgagtcaaagacgaaacgtaaaaataataaaaacggttatgtgccctagcacaaaatttggctatccCCTAAATGACACATTAAACAgttttctctctggagagaaagtattgttggattTATAAGTATTGTTGGATaggagttcattgcacatatttgataGTTTCCTCTCTatcgagaaagtattgtcggattgatgagcagttttgattttttgacaatgttTTCGTCAATCCGATGAAGTTTCCATTTTCGGATgttaaattgacattttttcaaatttgtataCCTTTCGTGCAGCTGACTTTGATTTTGTTCGTGTTTTCCACtgttattgaaacaatttaAGTGCACAAATCTTCCTGAAAATTTAACCTACCATCTTTTATTTGAACGACATGTGGCTTTTGTGCTAATATTAGTGtgcgagaaaaaaaattctctcaaCATTTTTAGCGTTAGAGTTTTAGAACTAACAACATTCGCTATAAGACACTTTTCAGTACATTTTCGCAAGTGCCTAATGGAAACTACTTAGAACCTTTTTTACTTTTACTCAAATTAGGTTTTTGAACGGATCTCCGAAGTTTGGTGGAAAGGACGATTATTTAGTTTTGAGGTTGCagttatgtaaaaaaaacaaaagcacaattttatttatttttgtttgtcgTGAATAATCTTAACTTCATCGTACTTCATTTTAGATATTTATTGAACAAAAACATCGCTTTCGTGTAATCTAGCTTATTTTTAGTATTCTGCTAATAATAGAACTAATGAATAATGGAGAAGATAAATAGAAAACTCAAAATTAGGTAAATTACAAGAAATTTTTGGTTCTGGgcgagggggacgacagatctgtttttttttaaataaaatacaaaaagtcaatggaaagcgaaaaaaactacatctatccaaacatctagatcgatccgtttgaaagcgtttctaaccgtgtaaaagaaagtcaaagaacatatgatctcttaaaaagtttctgttactgGTCTTGACATTCACTGAGCGTCAACATTGATTCGTCAACAGATTGgtaaatgaaacattgaaaatttgttctcttagtagctgggagcatgaagatggaatatatttcaatttattgtagCCCTTTGAAGGTTTACCCGAAGATATCTCTGTCTGTGATATTAAActggttttatattttgttagatgctaagacttgcaatttttatgtTTAGAAACGTTTTTCATTAATACTGAAGCATAAACTGAATAAAGCTGTGTTtaatatgttattgaaaatcttatagaaagaataacaattcattttttttactttaatacAGATTAACAGCAAACTACATACTTGTTTACTTCACGATTTCCCTTCTAGCATATTTTGAAGATTCGCAGACGTTAAAAAAATCAGACAATGGAACGTCTCTACAAGAGAAACTCTACAGTGTACGATGTAGATGAAATTCGGAATAATTTTTGGTTCGAGTTGAATATAGAAATTGTGGAAAATGACGCAGATATTAAACGAGAATGGCCAACATTCCGACAGGATATGGCAGATAATCCGAAGCATACGCTCTCGGTGTGTGGGTTCGCTATGCACCAGAATATaacaaaactgattttacaGGACGATAGTTCACAACTCTCCGAACTGTCTGCATCTGGCATCTTCATGTGACATTTGCAACTTTCAGGTTTCATGGCCTATTACGATACATCATATCTCCATGATTATGTTTTTAACCagcaaaaatccaagaaaagaCGATCGATCCATATTCAACCGTTACTATGTGTAGCAAAGAGAAGGAAAGTGTGCATAATCGTATGCAGCGtgaaaaagcctaatcgaagcgaagtgcagttttttagtgtcgtccccctcggttCTGGGTGTGTTTGTTTGGTACTGTGGTAAGTGAGTATTTaatgtgaagtgtgtttaacttGGGAGAATGGATTTAGAGATACgacaatttcaatttttcgtCGTGTAATGTCGGGGACAGTACATTGACAGTTATCGGTGGACAGTCTTCGTTGCTGCGTGATAATTTCGATATTTCGGTGTGAAAATCTATACAAAAACTCCAAGTAAGTAGAATTAGTTTTATTCTTTAGATTAGTTCTATTGTCACTGAGTTTTTTATTGCTATTACCATTGTTTCGTTTGTTAACCTTCGTCGGAATTCACAATAAATCTTTGATTACATAATTTCTGCTGTTCCACCTTGCGGAAAAAAAGAAATGTCGTTCGCACTAAGAAGTACTGCACGCCTGGCCAGTTCGGTCCGTCCGGCATTGCTGACAGCATCGGTTCGTGGTTATGCTGATGAAATGGCCTTCACCCTGGCCGCCGCCAACAAAGTCTTCTATGATTCTGCAAGCATTCGCCAAGTTGATGTACCTTCGTTCAGCGGGGCCTTCGGTATTTTACCAAAGCATGTGCCGACATTAGGTAAGTTCTAATTTTCCGTAAAGCAAGAAAGGGTATTCAATTATACTCCATCAACTTATATAGCCGTGCTTAAACCTGGTGTTGTTACCGTGTACGAGCAGGACGGAGGTGTCAAGAAGGTATTTGTTTCCAGTGGAACGATTTCTGTGAACGAAGATTCCTCCGTTCAAGTGCTAGCCGAAGAAGCTCACCCGGTTGAGGATCTCGATGCTGGTGCGTGTCGGGAAATTTTATCCAACGCTCAGAGCAAACTTTCATCCGCTTCAACTGATGTGGTAAGCGGGAACTTTCTATCTTCTCAGTGAATTCAATAAATCATGAACATTGTATAATTGTAGGAACGGGCCGAAGCCGGTATCGCAATTGAAGTTGCCGAAGCACTCGTTAAGGCTGCCGAGTAATTCTAAGCTCCAACTGTCAAACATTTTCTGTAGATCTATTTCCTTAAGTGCAAACTACCAATTTTCTTCTGTTGTGGACAATTCAAAGAAGTCAAGTCAATAAAATCTGGCAAAGTGATTCAGCAAGTTTAGAACAGTTCACACATGACAAGATCGATTATTGGGGACAAGTATGAGAAAATCCTTTCAGAATAAATATTTcacgatttcatgatttttctcAGATGCTTGAAAGCTTTATTAAACTTAATATGCATTCAACTGATCATCAACCTAACTAGCAATTCAATTGCATAGCGTATGTGGAAACGAAATGCAAAAATATGCTCAGTAGATCCAACTTAATGAAAAATAGATACAATAGTCCGGTGACGATCAACAAATGGCAAATCTTGTCGAGCAATTTCATGCGGTGCAGATGAGTCACAGCCTTGGGAATATCTTCGTCCTTCTGTTTGAGCAGGTAACGTCGGGCACCAAGAATACAATTCCGAAAGTATAGTGTGATGTCGAACTCGATAAAATCTCGATAGTAGAACTCTTTGCTGTAATGATAttttactgtgaaaaccaagtttaaagttttatttacAATCAGACTTGTCTTCCGGTTTTATCTCCGATGCCAGATGGATGAAGTTGCGATTTCTAAAATCCCAATTATTCAAAATGAAATACTCCAGGGCAACGTTAGCCGCGTAAATCTTCCGCTGTAGTTTCGCTAAGCTGACGAGAATTGATAATTTTAAGGTAGTTAGTTGTCATATAGCACTATAAAGTTGTATCCGGTACTCACAATGGACGTCGTCCGACGGTTTTGAGCAGTACATCGATCAGCATGGCAGGTAGTATGTGGTACATCATGAACCGAATGAAGTTCAAAATGTAGATTTTCGTCACTCCTCCGCCCGGTGCCCAAACGCAATTGTCCAATGGCACATCGTTGCTTAAAATTTTTGCCATTTCTATAATTTGACCCATAGTCGAGTTGCGCAGGTTTGAAATGCAACAGTTGTACACCGGAAGCGTCGCGTTGTCTTCCGGTGCAATCTTTTTACTAAAAATGAAGAGAGAAGTAAACATATAATGGAAGTATTTGATGCAAAGTTCAATTACGGAGATTATATTCTATCTTGAATCTTTTCTCATACAGGCATTTGATGATTGTagtattttcaaacttttcGGCTTGTTAGGAAACCCGATTTTTTCAACCTTTTTAAAAAACTACGGATGTCTATCTTCAAAACTAACTTACTACTGAATTGAAGAACAGTTTTAGACAGCCTTCCCAGACAGATTTCAAGTACATATCGAACCTCAAACTTACTGTGTGTGTCCATGTTCAAGTTCATGTCTAGCACCGTACACGAACGAACACAGTACGTACAATAGCTCGAGTTTTCGTGCACGTACACCGGATACATGCTAGATACGATTGAACCAGTGATAGAGGAAAGCAAAAACAGAACAAATTCCGTAGTAATCAGATTGAAAGAAGGGCGACTGTAATAGGAGCGAAGCAAAACTGCGGATGTCAGATTTGCAGtatatttacatttatttggCGAAGATAGAAATCTAACAATAGTCTTTTAAATTTGTTTAATATTAGTTCAGAGCCGTATTCTACATTGTTCGGATCTTGTACTAGAACAATTCAAAGTTTGATAATTGCGGCACAACATCCAATAAATCGTTCATCACGAAACCTGCAGAGAATGAATATTGTACGATTCAGAAGACACTGGAAGGTTACTCGAATCATTAATTCTAGCGAATATTATATACATTCAAACGGTTGCAAGTGAAGTAAATGTGGATTCTGAAATTACCTTTTTGCATGTTCTgacttgaaaaatcatttatagaTAATACTGATATACTTGTCtatcgaaaatttccggaatggGCATTGTGATAATCTGGAATCACTGCTCAGCAGTTGGCGAACATCGAGTCCGTACACTATGTACGTACATGGCGTTTGATTGTGCCACCGAACATGTGCATGTGTTATAtttctataaaaataaaatctaCATGCGATCCACGTTACAAATCAAATGATCActaaaattatatgaaaataagtttcATTGACTTTTCGCTCAATATGTATATGATATACTAATCAATTTCAAAATGCTTACGAAGAACCAAAACTTATTGTACATCATATAGTTTTTAAGGGCACCTTCATTAAAGGTTATTCATTTTCATAtgtatttaatgaaatgatctgTGTACGATCCATATGACACATTCAATGAATATGCATTATGTAATGGGATACATTGTATCGAGTTTTCATAATAAATATATATGATATTCTTATCCATGTTATTATGGTTAAACTTCATATACATTTTAATTAAATATTATAAATAGTATCCATATGATTTCTATAAATTTTACGATTCATATGacgaatcgtgtaaatttaattgaaattaattaatCATTTTACATGGGGGTTTGAAACCTTCGACACTCATCGGCCTGTAatcgcggaaccggaagtcggatccggatgaaatttcacagtagcttttgagacaatgtgagcttttatttaaattaagttctgtgaaaattggatcaagcatcgctgagaaatcgaagtgagttctatttttggaatttttcattactactttcggtgcttccggaacaggaaatgggAGACCAGAATTAAGTgtatatgcccacaaactaacaagttctgcaaaaaagaagaatttatcagccagtttttttaatttttttcctgcTTTTACcatagtttgtgaaaaaatacctctgaaattgaaaatttttcacgtatcgcgctttagttccgaaaccgaaagtcggatcgacaTAAACatccctattctgtatttcgatcgaacgattgtaaaaaaatgcattctgtaattcgatctaGTGATGCTtctgtatggaaaactcgaactcgatcgagctacaaaatgcaaaatttcatattcgatcgaaataacccgactcgaacgaaatacagaatcgagGTGGAAATGTTCCAGCAATTTTTAAAGAACAATTTCACTTGTTGGGGGTTTGAGCGGTTAGTGAAATGAAACTAGACCGTTTAAGTTCGCCTAAATTCCACTAAAAGTTTAAGTTCTCTTAAATTCCACTATGCAGAATTTTAACTAATTCGTTATAATactaagggcatgttcaggagtgttctaattCTAGTTGCATAatgtatgtcagttacaaaatttaaatctgaattttataaccgccccagcagtgttttactcgagtttcaattatacaaaaaatagaacggcatcgtagacctgACTTAAATTTGCCTCGTTCAaagatgagaaaggcaaaaacatcgcTACAAATTAATTCCAACATATGATGAAAAACTTCATTAGAaatgcaaattagaaattcagtGGAATGAACATATAGAAAAATGGTGAGGTTtcgaacacttacagctcagacgATTTTGTTTCGAATAGTAATATTAATTCATCTACTGATTGGAAATATTCCTACGCATCGATTCGAATGACTAAAATGACAtcaattattgaaaatcttaGGGTCTTATTTTGCATGTAAAAAATCAGAGACGCTCTGCAGACTGACTGGCATTCCCTAACaaagacgatggttttgaagtaGTAATTTTAAACTTATCAgttggaaagcatcgctctgaatcagcgctgccaactataccgatttctcggtatttataccgatttttggactcgatacaggaatacagatatgctctctcaaaataccgatatttcaattttcatacagataaataccgattttcagtttttgtgttggattccataggggtaaaccaggtcgaggcggaatttttttggtcgcaaaattcCGCAccaaatcgatgtttgatttttcgagaaagatattgtacagatagatttttccgccaaatacagatttttgaaaaaaaaaattgacagcaCTGCTCTGAATGGTCGTTCAGAGCAAATGCGAAACTGTTCAAGCACCATAATATTATTagaaaattccgacaaaaatcgatgcaatcttcaattgaatcgattcgctctctgaattagttagttagttagtatattagctccttttccccattacacattaCAAGTAGAtgggtaataaccaaatcatgtacataagggcatgttcaggagtgttctagttctaggtgcataatttatgtcagtttcaaaatttaaatctagaaattgtaacaaaataaactggcagccccaacagcgttttatctgtgtttcaaacatagaaaaaatagaacggcagcgtataccagttttaaatttgacagtggaaccacaaacgaatttccagacatgacagtcacgatctttttttggcgcacatctacggtcctccgtgaaactggcaccaatggtgataaattggttgcactgctgagttcccatcatacattcctaatgcaaatgtcaaaccgtgagaaccctttcgattcaatagctcatttgtatatattgagattttatggcacactttggttgaaatgataacaatgcaattaatctcgcgctccaccaagcggtgagtgcggtcatttcagaaggtaccgggaatgaaccacatttttcaaaaatattcatatgcacgtgcatgtctttattatttatctttggtggaactgttcgaataaataaaactaaaacggcttgctggggatacgtttgtttcagtttcagttatattatagaccacccatatgaatcgtgcaactgctgaatttgctctaataggtctgaaaagtcaccactaatTTAAGTTTAACTCATATTTcgataaatatttattttaaaaaatttaattggTCCTGTTAGTACAGTTTAGTTTAGCCaaatacatcatattaacaagttatccagctctcacatttcccgaacaaatcgttggcaacatccttttttgcgagcatggcgccctcaggcgagtccgcatcggtCCGGTTCGTAAACTGAACGCTCATGTGTAACCGACTTCAAAACGAATAATACATATAAATTAATTATCAATATACCGATTCGCGATGACGCCTAATTGATGCTATGAGATATTTCCTATTTAATAGTGTAATATATACATTTAGAAAAGATATGCATACGGTGAAGTTCAAATTCAATCGTACCTCGAAATGCGATATCAaggaaaattattttataagaaCAATCTACAAAAATGGAAATGACAATTTATTTATCTGGTGTCTGATTTAAAATAGCCAAAATGCATTGGTAAGTTTCTAACGAAACTTGATTGAACTTATGCTCTTTTACCTCAATCTCTAGGCAGCCGGTTACCAAGAGATAAATATGGAGTTATTTTAATTGACGGCCAATTAGTTCTAAACTGAGGTGCAATGGtaatattgaaagaaggtatgaactatatctatatctatatcAATCGTTACTCTTCCGGACAGGTTCCTAGTTCGTCACACTAAACAAAGCATTAGAATAGCTTATTTAGTAAAAATATGTGTGTACTGTCCTGGACGGCATAGACTATGCATTGGACAACTCAattcataatttaatttaagttagtaaaagaGGCGTATGGAGTAAAGGGACTACAAATAATAGTGAAGCAAAACAATTTCACTGAAAGCACCGCTTACGTATCACGCCACGAAAATAAACGGACATGAAAGACATTTTTTCCAGATATTGGCATAATCTTAAAAGCTCGAAAGAATAGATAAGAAAAAATTGTCTTGAGAAACTCATGCAATTAGGGcctttttacgacatggaagtagGAACTCAGTTGATCTACTCTTGGATATATTTTTTTgctgccggattccacacggcatctaggctgattctgtccggagaaagataatagataCTATCAATGTCCGATTAAACCCCAGgtcttttttcgattatagaggttttatccTTAGGGTCATTCACTTCTTCggtccagaaaaactttctgaccctgagGGCGGGGTgggaaatcgaacccaggtaggctgcgtgaaagacatcgactagCCATCACGCtatttttgccattctcatatagaaaggctattcaatcactgtgaaaaccgacctttAAGCCatgtcttataccattcgactcag
This genomic window from Malaya genurostris strain Urasoe2022 chromosome 1, Malgen_1.1, whole genome shotgun sequence contains:
- the LOC131425532 gene encoding ATP synthase subunit delta, mitochondrial, with the protein product MSFALRSTARLASSVRPALLTASVRGYADEMAFTLAAANKVFYDSASIRQVDVPSFSGAFGILPKHVPTLAVLKPGVVTVYEQDGGVKKVFVSSGTISVNEDSSVQVLAEEAHPVEDLDAGACREILSNAQSKLSSASTDVERAEAGIAIEVAEALVKAAE